CCCCAAGGTATGCTTACTTATTCAAAAGCCACCCTCCCCAGCTATAATACTTaatggagaagaagaggaaaataaTTCAGACAGAGAATACTATTAACCACATTTGTTGAACGTTTACAGATTAACATGAACTCAAATTTAAAACCACTCCTTGCTCACCCACTCCTTTGTCTTGGGCCTGTCTGCTTTCAAAATGACACAACTCTGGTGTGTGAGTCTGTGGCCAACTaaccacctcgaggttcgactactgtaatgctctctacatggggctacctttgaaaagtgttcggaaacttcagatcgtgcagaatgcagctgcgagagcaatcatgggcttcccaaggcatgcccaagttacaccaacactctgcagtctgcatttgttgccgatcaatttccggttgatcggaatataaagcccttcatggcatcggaccagaatatctccgggaccgccttctgccgcacgaatcccagcgaccggttaggtcccacagagttggccttctccgggtcccgttgactaagcaatgtcgtttggtggtacccaggagaagagccttctctgtggcggccccggccctctggaaccagctccccccagatatcagagttgcccccaccttccttgcctttcgtgagctccttaaaacccacctctgtcgtcaggcatgggggaattgaaatttctcttcccccaaggcttatagaatttatacatggcatgcttgtatgtatgagcgttttttaaaaaaattggggttttttagattgtttttaatattagatttgtttacattgtctttttgtgttgttgttagccgccccgagtcttcggagaggggcggcatacaaagctaataaataataataataataacaacaaccttCAGCTTGAAAAAAAGTTTCCCTGTTTATTTATGCGCATGGGCAAAAATGATGCGCACCCAAGATTGGATGGAAAACATTATTAATCTTGGGGCAGCAAATGCAGATCTTTCTAGCATCCAAGTTCAGGTGCAGGGGCCCAAAGGCAATCCAAGTTGTAACTGAGGCAAAGGAAAATCCGAGTTGCCTCTCCTTGAGAATAAAACCAAGAAAACTAGGGTTTGTTGCCTTTTCAACCTGCTGCCAGAGCTGGTTCTGACAGGAAATTCCCCATGGAGGCCCAATGGTCCATTGCCTTGGCAACCTGGTAGGCCTTTCCCTCCACAAGCGAAACTGTGCCTTACCACTTCTGGTTGCCGTGGCAACAGCTCTGCCAACCTCAGCCATTTTGTAGGTTAATAGCAAAGAGATGGTCCCCGTCTCCGCCCATGCTTGTTTGCTGTATCCTTCTCTGGAAATAGGCTTATAGTAATTCAATTCCACATCTAGACGCTTGTCTACACATAGAAAGTGTTTCATGATGATGCTGGGTCGTCTTCTGTGTCCATTGAGACTGACCTGCTGTGTTGTGTTGTTCATAAAGGGACgtttttttcccctggttgtGCCAAGCAAGAATTTTGGGTAGGGAGTTCTCCagatcttttccttcttccttcctttcttcagttCCCCTTTGCTCTTATGTAGTCCGCTAGTTTCTCCATTGCCTCGACGCAGACACTAGGGTACATGCCTGAGCAATATGTTCCGACCAGGATAAAACTTCCTGTTTTAACTAGTATCATTCCTTCATCTTTTACCTTAAGGTAGATGGAGTTGCTATCCGCTCGGAGGCATTTATAATACCGGTCGTTAAGGTACTGCCCTTCCTTTCGTATCTGGGCCGGGTTGTTGAAGAAAGCTTGGACAAAGACTGAGGCCCAGTTCTGGATGCTGAAGCCTGCAGTGGCTGCCATCACATTCATGTCGGATATTCTGATAAGGGCAGCTTTTTCCACATGCTTTGTCTTGATGAGACCATCAAGCAGCAGAGTCTGTGCCTGGTTCATCTCCCTCTGCGTTTGGTAACTAAGGCTTTGGCTTCTCCCTTGAGAATGTAAACAGTTTAGTTGCCCTGGTTTCCCCCAAGGGATTCTGGGAAGTGTAGTTTATGCTGAGCTCACATGCTCAGCCATAGACTAGATAAGGATAGAGGTAAGCCTAGTTGCTTCTGTAAAATTGCAaagtttgttttgcttttaaatctCTTTCCTTTTTAAAGACACAGAGCAAACTGTGCAAGGAGAATTTCAAACAGATTTGAAAGGAGAGAGAGTGGAAAATCACTTTGTGTTCTAACTTTTAACCTTGTATTGACTGCACTGATGCTTGAATATAACTCTACACTCCTTCTGATCCTGACTTACCGTAAATACCATTTGCACCTCAAAGAAAAATGACCaaaaaatatttccctcacctctgtcaaactattcactaaggctgcattactgttactattagtttttctcatcgttcctattgcTCATcttctcctacttatgactgtaacttgttgcttgtacccttaagattttttttattaataatgattgtttcctgattgcttatttgagccctatgacaatcattaagtgttgtacctcatgattcttgacaaaagtatattttcttttatgtacactgagagcatatgcaccaaagacaaattcctatgtgtccaatcacacgatcaataaagaattctattctattctattctattctgttctgttctattcaatcaAGAAATCAAACAAAAAATAGATCACAGGAATCTATTACTTTCCTTATTGGGAAAGTACTATTacttcccttatttatttatttacttattagatttgtatgccgcccctctctgcagactcggggcagctcacaataacaataacaatgtatcacaaatctaatattaaaaagtctctaaaaatccgtatttaaaaaacaagacacacacacaaacataccattcataaattatataggccagggggaggtgtgtcagttcccccatgcctgacgacagaggtgggttttaagaagtttgcgaaaggcaaggagggtggaggcaatcctaatctctggaggagctggttccagagggtcggggccgctacagagaaggctcttcccctgggtcccgccaaacgacattgtttagtcaacggggcccagagaaggtcaactctgtgggaacctaactggtcgctgggatttgtgcggcagaaggcggtcccggagatattctggtccgatgccatgaagggctttataggtcataacctattattgggaaagtaagacaatatactgtataaatttaatttggggtggggtgggaagggagagagatagtTTTCCTTCCAGGTAGATATCAAGTCAGAAATAAAGAATTAAGAATGATAGCTCTATTAATCTTGGATCTTTTATACTGCTTTAAAAATCTGCAGAATTtatttgattaaagaaaaaaatgaaatacagtaaaATTGTTCTGATTTTCTTTATTACTTAAATTAGTAATAAAGTCCTTAGAAGTGCCATCCACCAAACAGACATTTCACAGTGTTTGTTCTTAAatttactttatgtttggtatgtatgtgttgcttggttttaaatgatagggttttatatgtctttttctcttttaatattagatttgttccactgtaacattatttttattattgttgtgagccgccccgagtcttcggagaggggcggcatgcaaatctaataaattaaattaaattaaattaaatcactgACATTTCTAAGCAATTTTTCTGAAACCTACAAATAGATCAGTCGAGAAGCGCTTATTAAACAACATCAGATTGGTTTATGCAAAGGTTctgaaaacatttgttagacgGAGTTCCAGATGAATCAGCCACTATAGCTTTCAAAAACacagtttttctttttatatttgagAAAGATATGGTTTCTTGCACTCAGTATATAGATTTGGCCAAAAAATATGCAATTACTGCCTTTTGGGGAGGTTAgtgtagcaatagtacttagacttatatactgcttcacagtgcttagtgtgtccccttgcacaattttaattctgtgcatgctcaagaGGGATGATTTTACTTCCACGCAGGCTCAGAGAACTGAAAAATCCCAAAAAACACACCACAAAAAATGGTGGTGAGCacggactggcaaagacagcagCGAAACCATCGTGCCAAAATTGAGTCATTGGCGGGGCACTACTGGAGTGGTGATGCGGTGACCACTCTGTAGAAACCCACCTCTAATCATCACCGTATCCCACTTTTAAAAATACTTAGTCAACTCAAAGCAGCAAACATAccttattaaataaaaaatacaatacaaatgccTTGATTTGCACTAGATTTTTGCCATTTGTGTATTAGGTAGCTTGGATTTGTTTGCTcttttcagtgatgggctcctatgggtatggtcagatacacagaaccggtagaaaaattttgaattttttttcttttttccccttctgggctctgggtatgtttttcctatcagagtaaatgaggttgaatatgtataattttagaagagctgtccgTGCATGTACCtgtacacattattattattatttattaaatttgtatgctgcccttctccgcaaactcggggcggctcacagcagcaatggaaaacaatatacaataaaaatctaatataacccataatttaaaagaaaatgcacacaacataccatacataaactatataggcccaatttaagagaccaatcatatatacagacataccatgcataaattttttataagccatggggaagggaatatctcagttcccccatgcctgacggcagaggtgggctttaagaagtttacgaaaggcaaggaaggtgggggcaatcctaatctctggggggagctggttccagagggtcagggccgccacagagaaggctcttcccctgggccccgccaaacaacattgtttagtcgacgggacccggagaaggccaactctgtgggacctgactggtcactgagattcatgtggcagaaagcggtcctggagatattctggtccgatgccaaacagtttatatagtagataatgtatatttttgtgtgcctgtgtataatatgtatgtacatatgtggcatatatacatagaattaaatagtatattttggatgttcagtaatagtaaatagatagggaaattgtatctctttgaggcgaggagaggccctTGACATCAGTgatgtcaggttggccacctttaagccaatcacatgacctttaagccaccacccggtcacatggtcgtcaaaccactcccacctggtaacaTGGCCGTCAAGCCACagccactgtgtggtagtaaatttttttgcatccCTTCAGTGGCTCTTTCCCCCCTCAAATACAGCCACCTTCATGTTCACTGTATTAATATTCTGCGACATAGGAAATGACTGACATTTGCTGCAAACCATTTGAGCTGCCATCCAAAACGATGACTTCACCTGTGTACAAAAACGCACACCCAATCCTGTCATCAGCGACTGCACCTCTAACATCACAGCAAATATTCCTTATATGTTTGTCCATAAACACATTAAACACCTGGGGGTGGGCTTCATACAACCTTGTCCTACTCCCTGCTCAAAGGCAAATACTCCAAAAAAGCTCATGTTTTTATAAATACGTGCAGGATCCTGTCCTTGCAGTCCGTCTACACCCGTACACATAAATATTCTACCTTAACCGCAACTGGCTCTTTCCTGACTTCAATGTAAACCATCCACAAGAAACTACTTGTGAATCGGAGATTAACTATGGTATTTGTTGCCCCTCCTTACTGCTAGGAATACTGATCCGATGTGGAGTCTAACATTTGTGGCCTGCCTCCTTGACAGAGAACAAGTGCCTTTAAAAGCCATTCCCTAAAACAGCTGTTATAtgggttttgatttttttccctccactCCTTAACCCACTAATCACCCCTTTTACTGACCTGAATGAAGGCAATTATACATCCTGGTTATTGTAAATAGACCACAAAACATCAGGCATATCTTAAAATGATGTCATGTCTAGACACCCCATTCAGGTATAAATGATTGAAAAAAGTAGCTTGTTTAGCGGTTAGGACTATAAAAAATTAACAAGATAGTTTGGCATCTGTCTTGTAAGAAGACTTTCCTATGCAGGCTTGTGCTTGAAAGAATTTTCACTGACCGCCTGAATTGGGAGAAAGAGTTGGTTTTGGGAACTGGAATTCTCATCTCCTCTCTCTCCACAGCTGTTTCATGTCATGTTTACTGCAGTCAGTAATGGGTTGCGGCTGGTAAGGCTGGGATTGGggttccggtagcggaaattgagatgcacatgcatctctgtatgtgtacacacatacccgcatgagatttggcttctgcgcatgcgcagccagtGTAATCTCACGCGAAGATGCTCGTGTGTGAGaaattttgccgatttttggcggggtttttgcttctgcgcatgcgcggaagcaaagaaattgctgaaaatcagtgaaattCCACGCCCGCaagtgtcctcatgtgagatattcttcttcttcttcttcttcttcttcttcttcttcttcttcttcttcttcttcttcttcttcttcttcttcttatgtcactacaacacagcaaatgagatcactatgctggatttcgtatttcatcaccagttggacgcttcccaagcacttaggactgcgtgatgtagcgccgaattatgtttgccgatcccagtaaagcagccttttgcaattgacagatggagattttgtccattccaatggttttcaagtgtccgctgagatcctttggcactgcgcccagtgtgccaagtaccactgggaccacttgcactggcttatgccagaatcgttgcagctcgatttttagatcttcgtatttcactaatttctctagctgcttctcctcaatgctgctgtcccctgggattgcgatgtcgatgatccatactttctttttctccacaatcaggatgtcttcggagaggggcggcatacaaatttaattaattaataataataataataataataataataatgatgatgatgatgatgatgatgtctggtgtgttatgcttcagaatttggtcagtctgaagtcggaagtcccacagtagtttttctttctctctctctctcgttctttttctctctctctctttcatgatgCTCGGACCTGGTAGGGAGGAACCAAGCCATTCTTTTTGTTGAAGAGCTTTTTTTTGCCTCGGTGAAGGACTTTGcccttgtcgatgttaaacatcattttgttggtatgggtccactgtgttagtctgtctaggtttttctgtaattttagcctgtcttctagagtattggctacccccgccaatATATATATGGAATCCATTATATTGTGCTCTGTTTGATGGAGGAAACATGGTCTATACAGTGAAACAAAAGATGTCCTGGAATCTATTACGCTCTCTGAGAAAAAGACAAAAGGAACATGAGGAAGGACATTATAGCATCAACGGATCTAATAAATGATGTGTTGGCATTTCTCTTCCACCAAGTTGTGAATTAACAACAGATGTTTTACACTTAGGACTGAAGAATACATTAAGTTAAAACAGCCTTCTTCAATTTGGCAATTTTCTGATGTTCTGAGActgcaaatcccagaattcccaaccAAAATGGTCTTGAGCCTTGCTGGCTGGCAATTCTAGGAGCTGCTTTCCAGCACATCTGGAAAATACCAAATTGAGGGAGACTGATTTAAAACATTCTTACTGTTAAAGACAGGAATTCTGTAAATGCAAGTACCCACTTCTTGAGTCTCTGTCTAGAATATGCTTCTAAACTCAAGAAATATagcaaaatatttttctcttaagCAAAAATGCAACAAAAACCTTTGCACAGGTTTCCCTTTTGTGAGGGTTCTTACTTTGTGTAACTAAGAAGTTACCTTTCCTTAACTATGGCACATAACAGTATTTCTACTCTGACAATTTAAAGATGCACGAACCTCTTTATTTCCTGGAACCTGGGTGTTGTGAgtggtcatggattttgaggaccaggagatggatgagtactggcattgcaggccagtgttcttgccatttgagtctgagagtgagagtgggaAAGAATTAGGGACTGAAGGTCAACCACGGACTGTAGAACTTCAAGTTATGGAACTGAGTGAGTCAGAGGgcgatggggactttgaggatcaGGACCGCCTGGATGCAAGGATAAGGAGAATGAGATCTGGGCATGAATATCTCACAAGAAGAGGTTCTTGGAGttaaatagatctatgggacatttggccacaccttggcaGTATATAAGGAAGGGCCGATGGGAAAGGGGGTGTGGCAGACAATGTTCCCCATTATGGAGCAAGGTGCCTCAAAGCTGAGGGACTTCTTCTACTTCCACAGACTTGGATTCCTGCATGTGGCATGAATCTGGACTGTAGTTTTATTAGCGgagatttataatttattttattttttatttattggatttgtatgccgcccctctccgtagactcggggcggctaacaacagtaataaaaaacagcatgtaaatccaatactaaaacaactaaaaaacccttattgtaaaaccaaacatacatacaaacaaacataccatgcataaattgtaaaggcctagggggaaagaatatctcagttcccccatgcctgatggcagaggtgggttttaaggagcttacgaaaggcgaggagggtgggggcaattctaatctccgggggagttggttccagagggccggggccaccatagagaaggctcttcccctgggcccggccaaacaacattgtttagttgacgggacccggagaaggcccactctgtaggacctaactggtcgctgggattctatcTGGCTGACATCCTGGACTAGCCTTATCTCCTGCTAATTAGAGAAACTCGGCCAGCATggaattcctttttttttaaagaaatagtttttattgaattatttacattaaaaacaaaacataaaaaatacattGAAAAAACATAGAATGTAACatacataataaaaggaaaaagaaagtaggaaaaaaacacagacaaacaaaacaaaacagacaaacaaacaaacaaacaatatctaTTGATTAATCATTTTGTATATatccatcaaacacatcttaTAGTAAATTAATTCGATGGCTGATACGAGCAATAATGTAAGAAAATTGGTTTTGGTTATTTACTTAATTTACGATTTAGTTGTGCTTTCGAACGCTTATAATCCATCTTAGATATGGTAATACATTTCTTATATATCAAATCATTCATAATGTATCTCTAAGAGTTTAATGCTTATATAAATTcattcctttatatatatatatttatatctatttcatataaatatctcaattttgtttttttcttgtttttaaccattCGTAAAAATTGTTCCAGGTTTTGTAATATTCGGagtcttctttattatttattttgagcgTCGTCACAGTCCATTATTTTCCTTACTAACATAGAATCATCTGGTAGATCTTTctgtttccaaaattgtgcgattgAAATTccggccgctgtcaaaatatggaaTGTTAAATGGTATTGGGGGTTTTTCATATTCTGATCTATGAtgcctaataaaaacacttctgttttttttgttaatttgAGTTTTAGTCAGTTCCTCTatccaattttgtattttattccagaatttcTTGATttgtgggcaggtccaccatatgTGAAAATAAGTCCCTGCTTTCTCATTAGATCACATGGAATTCCTTGCATTAAAACTTGTATTTCAGAAATAGTGTCATCAATAGACTTTTGCCTTTGGGTTCTTTTGAATCAATGTTATGTGGGTCTTTATTTCTGATAATTGATCTGTCCAGACAGAACACGGGGGTCTTCAAGAGAGGAAGCACCAGGAGCAATGTCTCCATCATTGGTGGAAAAAGATAAATACTCAATCTGGCCAAGCCCTGATCGATCATTCCAGCCCTTCAAAGTTGGCTATGTCAACAGATGGGATATTGTTTGTTGAACAAAGAGATTCCAGTAATGTATTGTTGTAAGGTAGAAGGATAGGAAATTGTCAGTTCCTCATTTTGGAGGGGTTATAGCTTGTAGTTTTGAAGGACACCTTGGTCAGCTCTTTCCTTAAGTTGCCTTCTTGAAATGCAGAGATGTTGAACAACGGCCTCATTATTAGAGAAGGCTGTTGAAACaggggtgaaatctacttaccttccctaccggttctgaaGC
This genomic window from Erythrolamprus reginae isolate rEryReg1 chromosome 1, rEryReg1.hap1, whole genome shotgun sequence contains:
- the PFN4 gene encoding profilin-4, with product MNQAQTLLLDGLIKTKHVEKAALIRISDMNVMAATAGFSIQNWASVFVQAFFNNPAQIRKEGQYLNDRYYKCLRADSNSIYLKVKDEGMILVKTGSFILVGTYCSGMYPSVCVEAMEKLADYIRAKGN